A region from the Lates calcarifer isolate ASB-BC8 linkage group LG2, TLL_Latcal_v3, whole genome shotgun sequence genome encodes:
- the LOC108876866 gene encoding uncharacterized protein LOC108876866: MNTVEKKLADLIREHPNLYDQSRRDYKDSIKGHLSWKEIADAMGKSEEEVKLKWKNLRDKFCKAKKRMAKRTDPLDDDENTVERPVPVLYNQLGWLSAYVKLKVEKNMGETKEVSGGGDNKEKEKDKDEKEQHGPLPVVSTSVSPAESCPTNNQEVGVSLKRKRQAATETEISSADPLAVRDEDELFLLSLLPSLKRLTIKKRMEVRMKFQQVLYAAEFEASELKGQ, encoded by the exons atgaacacagtcGAAAAGAAACTGGCGGACCTGATACGTGAACACCCGAATCTGTACGACCAGTCACGGCGGGATTACAAAGACAGTATTAAGGGGCACTTGTCGTGGAAAGAAATCGCAGACGCCATGGGGAAGTCGGAAGAAGAGGTGAAGCTGAAATGGAAAAATCTGCGCGACAAGTTCTGCAAAGCGAAGAAGCGAATGGCGAAGAGAACCGACCCTCTGGACGACGACGAGAACACGGTGGAGAGGCCCGTCCCGGTGCTCTACAACCAGCTGGGCTGGCTCAGCGCCTATGTCAAACTcaaagtagaaaaaaacatgGGAGAAACCAAAGAG GTATCTGGAGGTGGAGATaacaaggagaaagaaaaagataaagatgaGAAGGAGCAGCATGGTCCCCTGCCTGTCGTTAGTAccagtgtttctcctgctgAGTCCTGTCCAACCAACAATCAGGAGGTGGGAGTCTCTCTTAAACGAAAAAGGCAAGCAGCCACAGAAACTGAGATAAGTTCTGCAGATCCCCTAGCTGTCAGAGATGAAGACGAACTGTTTCTGCTCAGCCTTCTGCCCTCACTGAAGAGGCTTACCATTAAAAAAAGGATGGAGGTGCGGATGAAATTCCAGCAAGTGCTTTATGCTGCAGAGTTTGAAGCATCAGAGCTCAAAGGGCAATAA